In Flavobacterium cerinum, one genomic interval encodes:
- a CDS encoding acyl-CoA carboxylase subunit beta, translated as MDLNFNKNEDHNKLLVSELKQNLTKVKLGGGEKRIAKLHAEGKMTARERIDYLLDDKSKSIEIGAFVGEGMYKEHGGCPSGGVVVKIGYIKGKQCIVVANDATVKAGAWFPITAKKNLRAQEIAMENKLPIIYLVDSAGVYLPMQDEIFPDKEHFGRIFRNNAIMSSMGITQIAAVMGSCVAGGAYLPIMSDEALIVDKTGSIFLAGSYLVKAAIGETIDNETLGGATTHCEISGVTDYKAKDDKDALDTIKNIVGKIGDFEKAGYNREKPAKPALDENEIYGILPKARSEQYDMMEIIKRMVDNSEFDEYKAGYGQTIITGYARIDGWAVGIVANQRKVVKTKKGEMQFGGVIYSDSADKATRFIANCNQKKIPLVFLQDVTGFMVGSKSEHGGIIKDGAKMVNAVSNSVVPKFTVVVGNSYGAGNYAMCGKAYDPRLIFAWPSAELAVMGGAQAAKVLLQIEASSLKAKGEELTPEKETEMFDKIKARYDAQVSPYYAASRLWTDAIIDPLDTRKWISMGIEAANHAPIEKPFNLGVIQV; from the coding sequence ATGGATTTAAACTTCAACAAAAACGAAGATCATAACAAACTTTTAGTCTCTGAATTAAAGCAAAATTTAACTAAAGTTAAACTGGGAGGAGGCGAAAAACGTATTGCAAAATTACACGCAGAAGGAAAAATGACGGCTCGTGAGCGTATCGATTATTTATTGGACGACAAATCAAAAAGTATCGAAATCGGCGCTTTTGTAGGCGAAGGTATGTATAAAGAACATGGCGGATGTCCTTCAGGCGGTGTAGTTGTTAAAATCGGATATATCAAAGGAAAACAATGTATAGTAGTAGCCAATGATGCTACGGTAAAAGCCGGAGCCTGGTTCCCGATTACTGCCAAAAAGAATCTGAGAGCACAGGAAATCGCAATGGAAAATAAATTACCGATTATTTATCTGGTTGACAGTGCCGGTGTTTATTTACCGATGCAGGATGAAATTTTCCCGGATAAAGAACATTTCGGTCGTATTTTCCGTAATAATGCTATCATGAGCAGTATGGGAATTACCCAAATTGCAGCCGTAATGGGAAGCTGTGTAGCCGGAGGTGCTTATCTTCCGATTATGAGTGACGAAGCCCTGATTGTAGATAAAACCGGAAGTATTTTCCTTGCCGGAAGCTACCTGGTTAAAGCAGCTATCGGCGAAACTATTGACAATGAAACGCTGGGCGGTGCTACTACGCATTGCGAAATATCAGGCGTTACCGATTATAAAGCCAAAGACGATAAAGATGCTTTGGATACGATTAAAAACATCGTTGGAAAGATCGGTGATTTCGAAAAAGCAGGTTATAACCGTGAAAAACCGGCAAAACCGGCATTAGATGAAAACGAAATTTACGGTATTCTTCCGAAAGCACGTTCTGAACAATACGACATGATGGAAATCATCAAACGTATGGTCGATAATTCCGAATTTGACGAATATAAAGCCGGATATGGTCAAACCATCATTACCGGATATGCCCGTATCGACGGATGGGCTGTAGGAATTGTAGCCAATCAGCGAAAAGTGGTAAAAACCAAAAAAGGAGAAATGCAGTTCGGTGGTGTGATTTATTCCGACAGTGCGGATAAGGCAACCCGTTTTATTGCTAACTGTAACCAAAAGAAAATTCCGTTGGTTTTCCTTCAGGACGTAACCGGATTTATGGTAGGTTCCAAATCCGAACACGGCGGAATTATTAAAGACGGCGCCAAAATGGTAAATGCCGTATCTAACTCAGTCGTTCCGAAATTTACTGTTGTCGTAGGAAATTCTTATGGTGCCGGTAATTACGCTATGTGCGGTAAAGCTTATGATCCGAGACTGATTTTTGCCTGGCCAAGTGCCGAATTGGCTGTTATGGGAGGTGCGCAGGCTGCCAAAGTATTATTACAGATTGAAGCTTCTTCGCTAAAAGCAAAAGGGGAAGAATTGACTCCGGAAAAAGAAACTGAAATGTTTGATAAAATCAAAGCGCGCTATGATGCTCAGGTATCCCCTTATTACGCTGCTTCACGACTTTGGACGGATGCCATTATCGATCCGCTGGATACCCGTAAATGGATTTCCATGGGAATTGAAGCGGCTAATCATGCTCCGATTGAAAAACCGTTTAACTTAGGCGTGATACAGGTTTAA
- a CDS encoding CPBP family intramembrane glutamic endopeptidase, translating to MQTNSPKHFIYGGYFKIHELNMFIEQAKKENFRFLSYLPIPVFFLTLMVANYIMAADVDTDEAIHQSIAAIGENLTFVMLIIPLSVACLFLWGWVKIIHHQSITSLTTSRPKVDWGRIFFSFGLWAGLSVAMTLAVYFSSPENFKINFQLGPFLTFFILAIILIPLQTSFEEYLFRGYMMQGIGVVTRSRLIPLLITSIMFGLMHIANPEVGKMGYVILIYYIGTGFFLGIITLMDEGLELALGFHAANNLVGALLVTSDWTAFQTHSILKDMSEPTAGFDVILPVFVIFPILLYIFSKKYQWKNWKEKLTGKIVFEK from the coding sequence GTGCAAACAAATTCTCCGAAACACTTTATTTACGGAGGATACTTTAAAATACACGAACTGAATATGTTTATTGAACAAGCCAAAAAAGAAAATTTTAGATTTTTATCGTATTTGCCCATTCCGGTTTTTTTTCTGACACTGATGGTTGCCAATTATATAATGGCTGCCGATGTAGATACAGATGAAGCCATACACCAGAGTATCGCAGCAATTGGCGAAAATCTGACATTTGTAATGCTTATTATACCTTTATCTGTTGCTTGTTTGTTTTTATGGGGATGGGTGAAAATAATCCATCATCAGAGTATTACCAGTTTGACAACATCCCGACCTAAAGTGGATTGGGGGCGGATTTTCTTTTCGTTCGGATTATGGGCAGGATTATCTGTGGCAATGACACTGGCGGTTTATTTTTCGAGTCCGGAAAATTTTAAAATAAACTTTCAATTGGGACCGTTTTTGACCTTTTTTATATTGGCTATAATATTGATTCCATTGCAAACCAGTTTTGAAGAATACCTGTTTCGGGGGTATATGATGCAGGGAATCGGTGTTGTTACACGAAGTCGGTTAATTCCTTTGCTGATTACGTCGATAATGTTCGGACTGATGCATATTGCTAATCCGGAAGTTGGAAAAATGGGGTATGTTATATTGATTTATTATATCGGTACCGGTTTCTTTCTGGGAATTATTACGTTGATGGATGAGGGATTGGAACTGGCATTGGGATTCCATGCGGCCAATAATCTGGTCGGAGCTTTATTAGTGACATCCGATTGGACAGCTTTTCAGACGCATTCAATTTTAAAAGATATGTCGGAACCGACTGCCGGATTTGATGTGATTCTCCCGGTATTCGTGATTTTCCCGATATTGCTCTATATCTTTTCGAAGAAATACCAATGGAAGAACTGGAAGGAAAAGCTAACCGGTAAAATTGTATTTGAAAAATAA
- a CDS encoding M1 family metallopeptidase, giving the protein MKNIILSSLLLFGFQQVSAQLITEKEVFTRRDSLHGGLRPERTSYDVQRYDLNITINPEERSIKGFNDITFKVVQHTNKIQVDLFENMKVDSILFQNKKLEYQRDNDAVFIAFPERLLKDSTQKIRFYYSGQPVVAKNAPWDGGFVFSKDRSGKDWIAVAVQGTGASLWYPVKDSQTDEPDNGATVKVAVPNGLMNVSNGRFKGSEDLKNGYTRWDWEVINPINNYDITVNIADYAHIHDNYKGLDLDYYVLRENEAKARKHFEEVKPMMDCFQSKFGKYPFWEDSYKLVETPYLGMEHQSAVAYGNKYRKGYLGNDLSGTGIGLTFDFITIHESGHEWFGNSITSKDIADMWIHEAFTTYTEAVFVECNLGYDKALLYVNGQSRNVKNDRPIIGFYGVNKEGSGDMYYKGSLLLNTIRHIINDDTKWWKLLLDYSETYKKQIIDTETVVAFFNKETGMNLTPLFNQYLRYKNIPELELRTRNNRLEYRWKADVENFEMPIEYTYDGKTNRINVTSEWQKFDKKIKADKLSFNTMKMYFTVQK; this is encoded by the coding sequence ATGAAAAATATTATACTGTCTTCGCTCCTTCTTTTCGGTTTCCAACAGGTTTCCGCACAGTTAATCACTGAAAAAGAAGTATTCACACGTCGGGATTCTCTTCATGGCGGTTTGCGTCCGGAACGTACCAGTTACGATGTACAGCGCTATGATTTAAATATCACCATAAATCCCGAGGAACGCTCCATTAAAGGATTTAATGATATTACTTTTAAAGTAGTTCAGCACACGAATAAAATTCAGGTGGATCTGTTCGAAAATATGAAAGTTGACAGTATTCTGTTTCAAAACAAAAAACTGGAATACCAACGCGACAACGATGCTGTTTTTATAGCTTTTCCGGAACGCCTTTTAAAAGACAGTACACAAAAGATTCGTTTTTATTATTCCGGTCAGCCGGTGGTTGCTAAAAATGCGCCTTGGGACGGTGGTTTTGTTTTCAGTAAAGATCGTAGCGGTAAAGACTGGATTGCTGTAGCCGTACAGGGAACCGGTGCCAGTTTATGGTATCCGGTAAAAGATTCGCAAACGGACGAACCGGATAATGGTGCAACCGTAAAAGTAGCTGTTCCTAACGGTTTGATGAATGTATCAAACGGTCGGTTTAAAGGTAGCGAAGATCTGAAAAACGGTTATACCCGTTGGGATTGGGAAGTAATCAATCCGATAAACAATTATGATATCACGGTCAACATCGCTGATTATGCACATATACACGATAATTATAAAGGTTTAGATCTGGATTATTATGTATTACGCGAAAATGAAGCCAAAGCCCGTAAGCATTTTGAAGAAGTAAAACCTATGATGGATTGCTTTCAGTCAAAATTCGGAAAATATCCGTTCTGGGAAGATAGCTATAAACTGGTCGAAACACCTTATTTGGGTATGGAACATCAAAGTGCTGTGGCTTACGGAAACAAATACAGGAAAGGGTACCTGGGTAATGACCTGAGCGGTACCGGAATCGGACTTACATTCGATTTTATTACTATTCACGAATCCGGGCACGAATGGTTCGGAAACAGCATTACTTCCAAAGACATCGCCGACATGTGGATTCACGAAGCCTTTACCACTTATACCGAAGCTGTTTTTGTGGAATGTAATTTAGGCTATGACAAAGCGCTTTTATATGTAAACGGACAAAGTAGAAATGTCAAAAATGACCGCCCGATAATCGGATTTTACGGCGTAAACAAAGAAGGTTCCGGCGATATGTATTACAAAGGTTCCTTATTACTAAACACCATACGCCATATCATAAATGACGATACCAAATGGTGGAAATTATTGTTGGATTATTCCGAAACTTATAAAAAACAGATTATCGATACCGAAACCGTTGTTGCTTTCTTCAATAAGGAAACCGGTATGAATCTTACCCCTTTGTTTAATCAATACTTACGCTATAAAAACATTCCGGAACTGGAACTTAGAACACGTAATAATCGTTTGGAATACCGATGGAAAGCTGATGTTGAAAATTTCGAAATGCCCATCGAATACACTTATGACGGCAAAACCAATCGGATCAATGTAACAAGTGAATGGCAGAAATTCGACAAAAAGATAAAAGCCGACAAACTAAGTTTTAATACGATGAAAATGTATTTCACTGTTCAGAAATAA
- a CDS encoding AMP-binding protein — protein sequence MSTKLTYKNVHNRFKLNGIHFNGKELCDKAFIFIKEGEIHEKALGTFILEWFDGKDYIEMTTSGTTGAPKTIQLKKAAMVNSALATGDFFDLKPGDSALHCLPIQYIAGKMMLVRAFILGLELDYVLPDSHPLDVTGRKYDFAAMVPLQVEQSLLALDLVKKVIIGGAKINATLAEKLKALPIAVYETYGMTETITHIAAKKVQDMAFTILPGIAIHTDERGCLVIDAPRVCDHSLVTNDMVNLVDDTHFIWLGRYDNVINSGGVKLFPEQIEEKLATAISHRFFVIGKEDATLGEKLVLVVESEPYTIAPEVFDRLEKFEKPKEIIFVPHFKETETGKVKRRETLA from the coding sequence ATGAGTACGAAACTAACCTACAAAAATGTACACAATCGTTTTAAATTAAACGGAATACACTTTAACGGAAAGGAATTGTGTGATAAGGCTTTTATATTTATTAAAGAAGGCGAGATACACGAAAAAGCCCTGGGAACTTTTATCCTGGAATGGTTTGACGGAAAAGATTATATCGAAATGACCACTTCCGGAACAACAGGTGCACCTAAAACGATTCAGTTAAAAAAAGCGGCTATGGTGAATTCAGCATTGGCTACAGGTGATTTTTTCGATTTAAAACCGGGTGACAGTGCGTTACATTGTTTACCTATTCAGTATATAGCGGGGAAAATGATGCTGGTTCGGGCTTTTATTCTCGGACTGGAGCTGGATTATGTATTGCCGGATTCTCATCCGTTGGATGTAACAGGGCGGAAGTATGATTTTGCAGCTATGGTACCATTACAGGTAGAGCAATCTTTGTTAGCATTGGATCTCGTTAAAAAAGTGATTATCGGCGGCGCCAAAATAAACGCAACTTTGGCTGAAAAGTTAAAAGCATTGCCAATAGCAGTTTACGAAACTTATGGAATGACGGAAACGATAACGCATATCGCAGCCAAAAAAGTGCAGGATATGGCTTTTACAATCTTACCGGGAATTGCAATTCATACCGATGAGAGAGGATGTCTGGTGATAGACGCGCCTCGTGTTTGTGATCATTCTTTGGTGACGAATGATATGGTAAACCTTGTAGATGATACGCATTTTATCTGGTTAGGACGTTATGATAATGTGATCAATAGTGGTGGAGTAAAATTATTTCCGGAACAGATTGAAGAAAAACTGGCAACGGCTATTTCGCATCGTTTTTTTGTGATCGGAAAAGAAGATGCTACTTTGGGTGAAAAGTTGGTGTTGGTCGTAGAAAGTGAGCCGTATACTATAGCACCTGAGGTTTTCGACCGATTGGAGAAATTTGAAAAACCGAAGGAAATCATTTTTGTACCGCATTTTAAAGAAACGGAAACCGGTAAGGTAAAACGAAGAGAAACGTTGGCGTAA
- a CDS encoding DoxX family protein, with protein MDRVKSLNKWANAHTSYPLDLVRIALGVFLFLKGVFFITNRQYLHEILGQLNRNFGSEMLLIHYVASAHMVGGIMIIFGLLTRWSIWAQLPILIGAVMINFFGQMNAQNLIMASITLMVCIFFLFYGSGKHSADYYFKMNQ; from the coding sequence ATGGATAGAGTAAAAAGTTTAAACAAATGGGCAAATGCTCATACCAGCTATCCGTTGGATCTGGTACGAATTGCTCTTGGTGTCTTTTTGTTTTTAAAAGGGGTATTTTTTATCACAAACAGACAGTACTTACATGAAATTCTAGGACAATTAAACAGGAATTTCGGTAGTGAAATGTTACTAATCCATTATGTTGCTTCGGCACATATGGTTGGCGGTATTATGATCATCTTCGGACTATTAACCCGTTGGTCGATTTGGGCACAATTACCGATACTGATCGGAGCGGTTATGATTAACTTTTTTGGGCAAATGAATGCACAAAACCTGATTATGGCTTCCATTACCCTTATGGTCTGTATTTTTTTCCTTTTCTACGGAAGCGGAAAACACTCCGCCGATTATTATTTTAAAATGAATCAATAA
- a CDS encoding outer membrane beta-barrel family protein has translation MKRFHFAVVLFLLLSSVVSFAQKPDTNKVTVTGRVVDNETKQPLEYANIYAQNLKNTSVVSGAMTNDKGEFSFEVPAGNYYIKVEFLSFKTFEIKQKDLSKDTSLGMIPLALDAKQLQEVTVVAEKSTVEIKLDKKVYNVGKDMTVKGGSVSDVLDNVPSVSVDSDGNVSLRGNDNVRILIDGKPSGLAGINVADALRTLPADSVDKVEVITNPSARYDAEGGAGIVNIILKKGKAQGINGSVTAVAGNPDNFGGNANINFRSKDFNLFTNLGYNYSNSPGNSFTDTENLDRNTGAIESYIEERRKNKRERKGYNAGFGLEWYLTKSLTWTNSIGIRKNTGANPDNVFFNNYDANHNYLYTRNRFNDQTNDSHNLEYSTNFTQKFKKDGHKLTVDFSTSTNRDDDDATISDTRFDTNVASIDRTLNNQKQNRSLLQSDYILPIGKNSQFEAGYRGDFTDLTTDYRVDHFTGVWQNDPSLTNIFEYKEQINALYAQFGSKINKFSYMLGMRFEDSNIDINFLRTEQFNTKKYNNFFPSVFLSYSFSQDNSISISYSKRINRPRGRFLNPFNGLSSNINVFAGNPDLNPSYTNSFDLGYLKRWDKVTLNTSAYFNKTDDSFQFIKKATGTVIDGNPVFANTPVNLATEYRFGFEFTLNYTPYKWWRLNGNFNFFRNELEGSYTYIDANNTEIFTDLSNTAYSWFTRISSKVTLPYGIDWQTNGTYNAPQNTSQGRSEGILSANLAFSKDILKDKATIALNVNDVFNSRKRITDTSIPLLLNSHSEMQWRERQINLTFTYRFNKSKSDRDKQQKRDDNNGGGDEYMGG, from the coding sequence ATGAAAAGATTTCATTTTGCAGTAGTATTGTTCTTACTATTGTCTTCTGTTGTCTCATTCGCTCAGAAACCGGACACGAATAAAGTGACCGTTACCGGTCGGGTTGTAGACAATGAAACCAAACAACCTTTGGAATACGCCAATATCTATGCCCAAAATCTGAAAAACACTTCCGTTGTTTCCGGCGCTATGACCAACGACAAAGGAGAATTCAGTTTTGAAGTACCAGCCGGTAATTACTACATCAAAGTGGAGTTCCTTTCTTTTAAGACGTTTGAAATCAAACAAAAAGACCTTTCCAAAGATACCAGTCTGGGAATGATTCCGCTTGCTCTTGATGCAAAACAACTACAGGAAGTAACCGTAGTAGCTGAAAAAAGCACCGTAGAAATAAAGCTGGACAAAAAAGTATATAACGTTGGAAAGGACATGACCGTTAAAGGCGGTAGCGTAAGTGATGTTTTGGATAATGTTCCTTCCGTTTCTGTCGATTCAGACGGAAATGTTAGTTTAAGAGGAAACGATAACGTTCGTATTTTAATTGACGGTAAACCTTCCGGACTTGCCGGGATTAACGTAGCCGATGCTTTACGTACACTTCCTGCGGATTCTGTAGACAAAGTGGAAGTAATCACGAATCCATCTGCCCGATATGATGCTGAAGGTGGTGCCGGAATTGTAAACATCATCCTGAAAAAAGGAAAAGCACAAGGTATTAACGGTAGTGTGACTGCTGTAGCCGGAAATCCGGATAACTTCGGAGGTAATGCGAATATCAACTTCAGAAGTAAGGACTTTAACTTATTTACCAATTTAGGATACAATTATAGTAACAGTCCGGGGAATTCTTTTACCGATACAGAAAATCTGGATCGAAATACCGGTGCTATCGAAAGTTATATCGAAGAAAGACGTAAAAATAAAAGAGAGCGTAAAGGATACAATGCCGGTTTCGGATTAGAATGGTACCTTACAAAATCGTTAACCTGGACCAACTCAATCGGAATCCGTAAAAATACAGGAGCAAATCCGGATAACGTATTCTTTAATAATTACGATGCCAATCACAATTATTTGTACACCCGAAATCGTTTTAACGACCAGACAAATGATTCTCACAATTTAGAGTATTCGACCAACTTTACACAGAAATTTAAAAAAGACGGTCATAAACTAACCGTTGATTTTTCGACTTCTACCAATCGTGATGATGATGATGCAACGATCAGCGATACTCGTTTTGATACCAATGTTGCTTCGATTGACCGAACACTTAACAATCAAAAACAAAATCGTAGCCTATTACAATCGGATTATATATTGCCAATTGGAAAAAACAGTCAGTTTGAAGCCGGTTACCGTGGTGATTTCACCGATTTAACTACCGATTACCGTGTGGATCACTTCACAGGTGTTTGGCAAAACGATCCGAGCCTGACAAATATCTTTGAATATAAGGAACAGATTAATGCGCTTTATGCTCAATTCGGTTCCAAAATCAATAAATTCAGCTATATGTTGGGTATGCGTTTTGAAGATTCCAACATCGACATTAACTTTTTAAGAACGGAGCAGTTTAACACTAAGAAGTACAACAACTTCTTCCCTAGCGTATTCTTATCTTATTCTTTCTCACAAGACAACAGCATCAGCATTAGCTATAGCAAACGCATTAACCGTCCGAGAGGTCGTTTCCTGAACCCGTTTAACGGATTATCGAGTAACATCAACGTATTTGCCGGTAACCCGGATCTGAATCCTTCTTATACCAATTCATTTGACTTAGGTTATCTGAAACGTTGGGACAAAGTAACCTTAAATACATCGGCTTATTTTAACAAAACCGACGACAGTTTCCAGTTTATCAAAAAAGCAACAGGAACTGTAATTGACGGTAACCCGGTATTTGCGAATACACCGGTAAACTTAGCAACCGAATACCGGTTTGGTTTTGAATTTACATTAAACTATACACCTTATAAATGGTGGCGTTTGAACGGTAACTTCAACTTCTTCCGAAATGAATTAGAAGGAAGCTATACGTATATCGATGCCAACAATACTGAAATCTTTACCGATTTAAGCAATACGGCTTATAGCTGGTTTACCCGCATTAGCTCTAAAGTAACATTACCTTACGGTATCGACTGGCAAACCAACGGAACCTACAATGCTCCTCAAAATACTTCTCAGGGAAGAAGTGAAGGTATTTTATCGGCTAACCTTGCTTTCAGTAAGGATATCCTAAAAGACAAAGCAACTATTGCGTTAAACGTAAATGACGTATTTAATTCCCGAAAAAGAATTACAGATACCAGCATTCCTTTATTGCTTAATTCACACAGTGAAATGCAATGGAGAGAGCGCCAGATCAACCTGACTTTTACTTATCGTTTTAACAAAAGTAAAAGTGACAGAGACAAACAACAAAAACGTGACGACAACAACGGTGGTGGTGACGAATATATGGGTGGATAA
- the arsC gene encoding arsenate reductase (glutaredoxin) (This arsenate reductase requires both glutathione and glutaredoxin to convert arsenate to arsenite, after which the efflux transporter formed by ArsA and ArsB can extrude the arsenite from the cell, providing resistance.) translates to MITIYHNPRCSKSREGLCLLEEKGITFETVKYLDQPLTTEELRSIITKLGIKPIELVRQKESLWIENYKGKTLSDDALITIMAENPKLIERPIVINGDKAVIGRPTEKILDII, encoded by the coding sequence ATGATTACGATTTATCACAATCCGAGATGCAGCAAATCCAGAGAAGGACTTTGTCTTTTAGAAGAAAAGGGAATAACGTTTGAAACTGTAAAATACCTGGATCAACCATTAACGACAGAAGAATTACGATCTATCATCACCAAATTGGGTATAAAACCGATTGAATTGGTTCGGCAAAAAGAAAGTTTATGGATTGAAAATTATAAAGGTAAAACGCTATCCGACGACGCACTGATTACCATTATGGCCGAAAATCCGAAACTTATTGAAAGACCTATCGTTATCAACGGTGATAAAGCCGTGATCGGACGTCCGACAGAAAAAATTCTGGACATTATTTAG